From a region of the Panicum virgatum strain AP13 chromosome 2K, P.virgatum_v5, whole genome shotgun sequence genome:
- the LOC120659653 gene encoding probable pyridoxal 5'-phosphate synthase subunit PDX1.1 — protein MASDGNGSGVVTVYGNNGAALLEPSKQSKSATFSVKVGLAQMLRGGVIMDVVTPEQARIAEEAGACAVMALERVPADIRAQGGVARMSDPGLIREIKRAVTIPVMAKARIGHFVEAQILEAVGVDYVDESEVLTLADDAHHINKHNFRVPFVCGCRDLGEALRRIREGAAMIRTKGEAGTGNVIEAVRHVRSVMGDIRALRNMDDDEVFAYAKRIAAPYDLVMQTKQLGRLPVVQFAAGGVATPADAALMMQLGCDGVFVGSGIFKSGDPARRARAIVQAVTHYSDPNILADVSAGLGEAMVGINLADPKVERFAARSE, from the coding sequence ATGGCGTCCGACGGCAACGGCAGCGGCGTGGTCACTGTCTACGGCAACAACGGCGCCGCCCTGCTGGAGCCCTCCAAGCAGTCCAAGTCGGCCACCTTCTCCGTCAAGGTGGGCCTGGCGCAGATGCTGCGCGGCGGCGTCATCATGGACGTCGTCACGCCGGAGCAGGCGCGCATCGCCGAGGAGGCCGGGGCCTGCGCCGTCATGGCGCTGGAGCGCGTCCCCGCCGACATCCGCGCgcagggcggcgtggcgcgcatGTCCGACCCGGGCCTCATCCGCGAAATCAAGCGCGCCGTCACCATCCCGGTCATGGCCAAGGCGCGCATCGGCCACTTCGTCGAGGCCCAGATCCTGGAGGCCGTCGGCGTCGACTACGTGGACGAGAGCGAGGTGCTCACCCTCGCCGACGACGCGCACCACATCAACAAGCACAACTTCCGCGTCCCCTTCGTGTGCGGCTGCCGCGACCTCGGCGAGGcgctgcgccgcatccgcgagGGCGCCGCCATGATCCGCACCAAGGGGGAGGCCGGCACGGGCAACGTCATCGAGGCCGTGCGCCACGTCCGCTCCGTCATGGGCGACATCCGCGCACTCCGCAacatggacgacgacgaggtcTTCGCCTACGCCAAGCGCATCGCCGCGCCCTACGACCTCGTCATGCAGACCAAGCAGCTGGGCCGCCTCCCCGTCGTCCAGTTCGCCGCCGGGGGAGTCGCCacgcccgccgacgccgcgctcaTGATGCAGCTCGGCTGCGACGGCGTCTTCGTCGGCTCCGGCATATTCAAGAGCGGCgaccccgcgcgccgcgcccgcgccatcGTCCAGGCCGTCACGCACTACAGCGACCCCAACATCCTGGCCGACGTCAGCGCCGGGCTCGGGGAGGCCATGGTCGGCATCAACCTGGCCGACCCAAAGGTGGAGCGATTCGCTGCCAGATCCGAGTAA